One region of Monomorium pharaonis isolate MP-MQ-018 chromosome 11, ASM1337386v2, whole genome shotgun sequence genomic DNA includes:
- the LOC105830017 gene encoding uncharacterized protein LOC105830017, with protein MATIPINDNIYRNILMYRNRLIFAYFVIFLLFITFKEVSPKIYKIPSNITPIIVENNIDTLKTKSDSFRRKNYNIFRDVNVDIEDDEEDDNIRQQIKREKNNREPKIWDQWGNWSTCSVTCGVGKIMRWRHCIGGRCSLGEKKAQLKTCTSAAC; from the exons ATGGCGACAATTCCGATAAACgataatatatacagaaacatattaatGTATAGAAATCGATTAATCTTTGCTTACTTTGTTATATTTCTgctttttataa ccTTTAAAGAAGTTAgtccaaaaatttataaaataccgtcaaataTTACACCaattattgttgaaaataatattgatacatTAAAGACAAAATCAGATAGCTTTCGacgcaaaaattataatatatttcgcgATGTCAACGTTGACATCGAGGATGACGAAGAGGATGACAACATCCGGCAGCAAATAAAACgag AGAAAAACAACAGAGAGCCAAAAATATGGGACCAATGGGGTAATTGGTCCACATGCAGTGTCACTTGTGGAGTAGGAAAAATCATGAGATGGAGGCATTGCATAGGCGGACGTTGTTCCTTGGGAGAGAAGAAAGCTCAATTAAAAACTTGTACTTCTGCAGCATGTTAG
- the LOC105830019 gene encoding biogenesis of lysosome-related organelles complex 1 subunit 4: MSSSHTTEMTEQLVKDYANYAKMDWNNQMRNVRDIIEDTLIRLEEFQSIVAMVENSSTECMQQHLPKLQNMKDGMATLRKRIDALEHVVAMANMNLSALEAAVDKAEADLGVSDRLFGMLNPLSFFKKTQESVASTPVPIYKSPIIYKSDDYFQRE; this comes from the exons ATGTCATCTTCCCACACGACAGAGATGACCGAGCAATTGGTTAAAGACTATGCAAATTACGCAAAAATGGACTGGAACAATCAG ATGAGAAATGTTCGTGATATTATAGAAGATACATTAATACGACTGGAAGAATTCCAATCGATTGTTGCAATG GTGGAGAATAGCAGTACAGAGTGCATGCAGCAACATCTTCCAAAATTGCAGAATATGAAAGATGGTATGGCAACTCTTCGCAAAAGAATAGATGCACTCGAACATGTTGTTGCAATGGCCAACATGAATTTAAGTGCATTGGAAGCTGCAGTTGACAAGGCAGAAGCTGATCTAGGTGTATCTGATAGATTATTTGGGATGCTAAATcctttatcatttttt aagaaAACTCAGGAATCTGTTGCATCAACTCCAGTGCCAATATATAAATCGCCCATAATTTACAAATCTGATGACTATTTTCAAAgggaataa